In one window of Micromonospora cathayae DNA:
- a CDS encoding GNAT family N-acetyltransferase — translation MDHVPAETFDRLERFYDAVPRDGAHPETIGALVLFVRDGAGWPFYARPRLDSDRTPSLADINDVRARQRELGLPEAFEWVHENSPDLLAVARSAGLSVLEAPLLVLDPAALPDPAGLTDVPVRLLDPAEPDFAAQVAVRRAVAAVGFGAAGTAPGDAGPAERDAAISELDLAAVEEEGSRIADGRRLSAIAATPTDGALASGMAMRVDDVAEIAGVATLPVARRRGLGAAVTATLARALLDAGTDLVFLSAGSEDIARVYVRVGFRRIGTACIAEPAALLP, via the coding sequence GTGGATCACGTACCCGCTGAGACGTTCGACCGGTTGGAACGCTTCTACGACGCGGTACCCCGGGACGGGGCCCACCCGGAGACCATCGGCGCACTGGTGCTCTTTGTCCGGGATGGTGCCGGATGGCCGTTCTATGCGCGCCCCCGGCTCGACTCCGACCGGACGCCGTCCCTCGCCGACATCAACGACGTCCGGGCCCGGCAACGCGAACTGGGCCTGCCCGAGGCGTTCGAGTGGGTGCACGAGAACAGCCCCGACCTGCTGGCCGTGGCCCGCTCGGCCGGGCTGAGCGTGCTGGAGGCCCCGCTACTGGTGCTGGACCCGGCGGCCCTGCCGGACCCGGCCGGCCTCACCGACGTGCCGGTGCGGCTGCTGGACCCGGCCGAGCCGGACTTCGCCGCGCAGGTGGCGGTACGGCGGGCCGTGGCGGCGGTCGGGTTCGGCGCGGCCGGCACCGCCCCCGGCGACGCCGGCCCGGCCGAGCGGGACGCCGCCATCAGTGAGCTGGATCTCGCCGCCGTGGAGGAGGAGGGCTCCCGGATCGCGGACGGCCGGCGGCTCTCCGCCATCGCCGCCACCCCCACCGACGGCGCCCTGGCCAGCGGCATGGCCATGCGGGTCGACGACGTCGCCGAGATCGCCGGGGTGGCGACCCTGCCGGTGGCCCGCCGCCGGGGGCTCGGCGCGGCGGTCACCGCCACCCTCGCCCGCGCCCTGCTGGACGCCGGCACCGACCTGGTCTTCCTCTCCGCCGGCAGCGAGGACATCGCCCGGGTCTACGTGCGGGTCGGCTTCCGCCGGATCGGCACCGCCTGCATCGCCGAACCCGCCGCCCTGCTCCCCTGA
- a CDS encoding FAD-dependent oxidoreductase encodes MRTAVVVGAGVGGLAAAGALARSGWQVTLLERADRVRPEPTAVVLWPNGVRALRALGLGAGLEAIATPLPDGGIRRPDGHWLVQPRPTPPERMPVVVHREDLHDALVAGLGDRVDLRTGVTVRTVRAGGDDRPSVGDGHRHYEADLVVAADGVDSEIRRRLAPEAGVVASGSATWRAVIPWYRAPRLPADRPVGGETLGAGYRFVSASLGERGSAGGTSRGGIYWMATAAGASRPEPPETQLALLRRWFAGWPAPVGELLAATEPADLVQQEVRELRPLPRQYAFRSGPGGVVLLGDAAHAMPPHLGQGTCLAFEDAATLASLLRETRLPDAVAGYDRTRRPRAASVVRQTRRMSAVLQTRGRLALRARDAALGPITTRLLGHAASTAAQWRPPSSSS; translated from the coding sequence GTGCGTACCGCCGTGGTGGTGGGGGCCGGGGTCGGCGGCCTGGCGGCCGCCGGCGCGCTGGCCCGTTCCGGCTGGCAGGTCACCCTCCTCGAACGTGCCGACCGGGTCCGCCCCGAGCCGACCGCCGTGGTGCTGTGGCCCAACGGGGTCCGGGCGCTGCGCGCGTTGGGGCTCGGGGCCGGGCTGGAGGCGATCGCCACCCCGCTGCCCGACGGTGGCATCCGTCGCCCGGACGGGCACTGGCTGGTGCAGCCGCGTCCCACGCCACCCGAGCGGATGCCGGTCGTGGTGCACCGCGAGGACCTGCACGACGCCCTGGTCGCCGGCCTCGGTGACCGGGTCGACCTGCGTACCGGGGTGACGGTACGGACGGTGCGGGCCGGTGGCGACGATCGTCCGTCGGTCGGGGACGGCCACCGGCACTACGAGGCGGACCTGGTGGTCGCGGCGGACGGGGTGGACAGCGAGATCCGTCGGCGGCTCGCCCCCGAGGCCGGGGTGGTGGCCTCCGGCAGCGCCACCTGGCGGGCGGTGATCCCCTGGTACCGCGCACCCCGGCTGCCCGCCGACCGGCCGGTCGGCGGGGAGACCCTGGGGGCCGGCTACCGGTTCGTGTCGGCGTCGCTGGGTGAGCGCGGCTCCGCCGGGGGGACCAGCCGGGGCGGCATCTACTGGATGGCGACCGCGGCGGGCGCGTCCCGGCCGGAGCCACCGGAGACCCAGCTCGCCCTGCTGCGCCGTTGGTTCGCCGGCTGGCCGGCCCCGGTCGGCGAGTTGCTGGCCGCCACCGAGCCCGCCGACCTGGTCCAGCAGGAGGTCCGGGAGCTGCGCCCGCTGCCCCGCCAGTACGCCTTCCGGTCCGGCCCGGGTGGGGTGGTGCTGCTCGGCGACGCCGCGCACGCGATGCCCCCGCACCTGGGGCAGGGCACCTGCCTGGCGTTCGAGGACGCGGCGACCCTGGCGTCCCTGCTGCGGGAGACCCGGCTGCCGGACGCCGTCGCCGGCTACGACCGGACGCGTCGTCCGAGGGCGGCCAGCGTGGTCCGGCAGACCCGGCGGATGTCGGCGGTGCTGCAGACCCGGGGCCGGCTGGCGCTGCGGGCCCGGGACGCGGCGCTCGGCCCGATCACCACCCGGCTGCTCGGGCACGCCGCCTCGACGGCCGCCCAGTGGCGGCCCCCGTCCTCGTCGAGCTGA
- the lgt gene encoding prolipoprotein diacylglyceryl transferase, whose translation MTYASLTPQAALPSPSTAVWQLGPVPIRAYALCIVAGIVVACLVTEYRLRRRGVAPGAVLDIAVWAVPFGIVGARIYHVITSPGNYFGTGGDPLKAFAIWNGGLGIWGAVAGGAVGAWIAARQLGIPLTVVADALAPGLPLAQAVGRLGNWFNNELYGGRTTLPWGLEIHRMDPQNPGQAVRDEAGQPILEPGLYHPTFAYEALWNVGVALLVFAVDRRFRLGRGRAFALYVMGYTAGRFWIELMRTDDATQILGVRINVWTSVLVFLGALAYFLQARGPREYLVPIPAAAPAPAVGGGDVSQVDLSRTGSAPDPAAPQGYRVVDEERFRRYRETGTLPDEPATEPDASGPAGPEPDEPERESAPVSGEDAADRSGPPEAGARPADRDR comes from the coding sequence GTGACCTACGCCTCGCTGACTCCCCAGGCGGCCCTACCCAGTCCCAGCACCGCCGTCTGGCAGCTCGGCCCGGTGCCGATCCGGGCGTACGCGTTGTGCATCGTCGCCGGGATCGTGGTGGCCTGTCTGGTCACCGAGTACCGGCTGCGCCGCCGGGGGGTGGCCCCGGGCGCGGTGCTGGACATCGCCGTGTGGGCGGTGCCGTTCGGCATCGTCGGGGCCCGGATCTACCACGTGATCACCTCCCCCGGGAACTACTTCGGCACCGGCGGTGACCCGCTCAAGGCGTTCGCCATCTGGAACGGCGGTCTCGGCATCTGGGGGGCCGTCGCCGGTGGCGCGGTCGGTGCCTGGATCGCCGCCCGCCAGCTCGGCATCCCGCTCACCGTGGTGGCCGACGCGCTCGCCCCGGGGCTGCCGCTGGCCCAGGCCGTGGGCCGGCTCGGCAACTGGTTCAACAACGAGCTGTACGGCGGGCGGACCACCCTGCCGTGGGGGTTGGAGATCCACCGGATGGACCCGCAGAACCCGGGTCAGGCGGTGCGGGACGAGGCCGGGCAACCGATCCTCGAACCGGGTCTCTACCACCCGACCTTCGCCTACGAGGCACTCTGGAACGTCGGGGTGGCCCTGCTGGTGTTCGCCGTCGACCGACGGTTCCGGCTGGGGCGCGGCCGGGCCTTCGCGCTGTACGTGATGGGCTACACCGCCGGCCGGTTCTGGATCGAGCTGATGCGTACCGACGACGCCACCCAGATTCTCGGCGTACGCATCAACGTCTGGACCTCGGTGCTGGTCTTCCTCGGCGCGCTGGCCTACTTCCTCCAGGCGCGGGGCCCGCGCGAGTACCTGGTCCCGATCCCGGCCGCCGCCCCGGCCCCGGCCGTCGGTGGCGGGGACGTCTCCCAGGTCGACCTCTCCCGTACCGGCTCCGCCCCCGACCCGGCGGCCCCGCAGGGGTACCGGGTGGTCGACGAGGAGCGGTTCCGGAGGTACCGGGAGACCGGCACGCTGCCCGACGAACCCGCCACGGAACCGGACGCGTCCGGCCCGGCCGGGCCCGAGCCGGACGAACCGGAGCGTGAGTCGGCCCCGGTCAGCGGGGAGGACGCCGCCGACCGGTCGGGTCCACCGGAGGCCGGTGCCCGTCCCGCCGACCGCGACCGCTGA
- the trpA gene encoding tryptophan synthase subunit alpha, with protein MSRIGVAFDKARADGRALLIGCMPAGFPTVEGSIAAMTAMVEAGVDVIEVEIPYSDPVMDGPVIQKASDIALAGGVRVADTLRIVEAVAATGAPVVTMTYWNPVEQYGVDAFARDLAAAGGTGLITPDLIPDEADEWLAASDAHGLDRTFLVSPSSTDARLAMTVAHCRGFVYATAVMGVTGARAQTSDAAPTLVARVRAVTDLPVGVGLGVGTGAQAGTVGGYADGVIVGSALIRCLLDASDQAAGLTALRTLSAELAEGVRTGRS; from the coding sequence GTGAGTCGGATCGGGGTCGCCTTCGACAAGGCGCGGGCCGACGGGCGGGCCCTGCTGATCGGCTGCATGCCGGCCGGCTTCCCGACGGTCGAGGGCAGCATCGCCGCGATGACCGCCATGGTCGAGGCCGGCGTCGACGTGATCGAGGTGGAGATCCCGTACTCCGACCCGGTGATGGACGGCCCGGTCATCCAGAAGGCCAGCGACATCGCTCTCGCCGGCGGGGTCCGGGTCGCCGACACGCTGCGCATCGTCGAGGCGGTCGCGGCCACCGGCGCTCCGGTGGTGACGATGACCTACTGGAACCCGGTCGAGCAGTACGGCGTGGACGCGTTCGCCCGGGACCTCGCCGCCGCCGGGGGCACCGGCCTGATCACCCCGGACCTGATCCCGGACGAGGCCGACGAGTGGCTGGCCGCCTCGGACGCGCACGGGCTGGACCGGACGTTCCTGGTGTCGCCGTCGTCCACCGACGCCCGGTTGGCGATGACCGTGGCGCACTGCCGGGGCTTCGTCTACGCCACCGCCGTGATGGGGGTGACCGGGGCGCGGGCACAGACCTCGGACGCCGCCCCGACCCTGGTCGCCCGGGTGCGGGCGGTCACCGACCTGCCGGTCGGGGTCGGGCTCGGCGTCGGCACCGGGGCGCAGGCCGGCACCGTGGGCGGGTACGCCGACGGGGTGATCGTGGGCAGCGCGCTGATCCGTTGCCTGCTCGACGCGTCCGATCAGGCCGCCGGCCTGACCGCGTTGCGTACCCTCTCCGCCGAACTCGCCGAGGGCGTCCGTACCGGCCGTAGCTGA
- the trpB gene encoding tryptophan synthase subunit beta codes for MSGNAPAGTAGPVPDSAGHYGRFGGRFVPEALVAALDELDAAWRKAMGDEEFLAEFDALLREYAGTPSRLYVAERFSAKVGARVLLKREDLNHTGAHKVRNVLGQALLTRRMGKTRVIAETGAGQHGVATATAAALFDLECVVYMGQVDTERQALNVARMRMLGATVVPVTNGSRTLKDAMNEAMRDWVANVDDTHYLIGTAAGPHPFPAMVRDFVRGIGDEARQQCLDRTGALPDAVAACVGGGSNALGIFHAFVGDADVRLYGFEAGGDGVDTGRHAASITGGTSGVLHGTRTYVLQDADGQTVESHSISAGLDYPGVGPEHAWLHDTGRARYEPVTDDEAMAAFELLCRTEGIIPAIESAHALAGAMKIAPRLAAELGREPVIVVNLSGRGDKDVHTAGGYFGILDKE; via the coding sequence ATGAGCGGCAACGCGCCGGCCGGCACCGCCGGTCCCGTCCCCGACAGCGCCGGCCACTACGGCCGCTTCGGCGGCCGGTTCGTCCCGGAGGCCCTGGTGGCCGCGCTGGACGAGCTGGACGCGGCGTGGCGCAAGGCGATGGGCGACGAGGAGTTCCTGGCCGAGTTCGACGCGTTGCTGCGCGAGTACGCCGGCACCCCGTCACGGCTGTACGTCGCCGAGCGGTTCTCCGCGAAGGTGGGCGCGCGGGTGCTGCTCAAGCGGGAGGACCTCAACCACACCGGGGCGCACAAGGTCCGTAACGTGCTCGGTCAGGCGCTGCTCACCCGGCGGATGGGCAAGACCCGGGTGATCGCCGAGACCGGGGCCGGGCAGCACGGGGTCGCCACCGCCACCGCCGCCGCCCTGTTCGACCTGGAGTGCGTGGTCTACATGGGCCAGGTCGACACCGAGCGGCAGGCGCTCAACGTGGCCCGGATGCGGATGCTCGGGGCCACCGTCGTGCCGGTCACCAACGGGTCGCGCACCCTCAAGGACGCGATGAACGAGGCGATGCGCGACTGGGTCGCCAACGTCGACGACACCCACTACCTGATCGGTACCGCCGCCGGCCCGCACCCGTTCCCGGCGATGGTCCGGGACTTCGTCCGGGGCATCGGCGACGAGGCGCGCCAGCAGTGCCTGGACCGTACCGGCGCGCTGCCGGACGCGGTCGCTGCCTGCGTCGGCGGCGGTTCGAACGCGCTCGGCATCTTCCACGCCTTCGTCGGGGACGCCGACGTCCGGCTGTACGGCTTCGAGGCCGGCGGGGACGGCGTCGACACCGGCCGGCACGCCGCCAGCATCACCGGCGGTACGTCGGGCGTGCTGCACGGCACCCGCACGTACGTCCTTCAGGACGCCGACGGGCAGACCGTGGAGTCGCACTCGATCTCCGCCGGGCTGGACTACCCGGGCGTCGGCCCGGAGCACGCCTGGTTGCACGACACCGGCCGGGCCAGGTACGAGCCGGTCACCGACGACGAGGCGATGGCCGCGTTCGAGCTGCTCTGCCGGACCGAGGGGATCATCCCGGCGATCGAGAGCGCGCACGCCCTGGCCGGCGCGATGAAGATCGCCCCCCGGCTCGCCGCCGAACTGGGCCGGGAACCGGTCATCGTGGTCAACCTCTCCGGTCGGGGCGACAAGGACGTCCACACCGCCGGTGGCTACTTCGGCATCCTCGACAAGGAGTGA
- the trpC gene encoding indole-3-glycerol phosphate synthase TrpC, with translation MLDEILAGVREDVARRQEQIPLERIRELAAAAPPPLDAYAALRRPGVAVIAEVKRSSPSRGQLAEIADPADLAGEYAAGGARAISVLTEGRYFGGSLDDLAAVRAAVQIPVLRKDFVVSSYQVHEARAHGADLVLLIVAALEQNALVGLLERIESLGMTALVEVHDEEEADRALEAGAQVIGVNARDLRTLEVDRSVFERIAPGLPSSVVKIAESGVRGPHDLIRYASAGADAVLVGEGLVTQKSPREAVSELVNAGNHPATPRPVR, from the coding sequence GTGCTCGACGAGATTCTGGCTGGCGTACGCGAGGACGTCGCCCGACGGCAGGAGCAGATCCCGCTGGAGCGGATCCGCGAACTGGCCGCCGCGGCCCCGCCCCCGCTGGACGCGTACGCCGCCCTGCGGCGACCCGGCGTGGCGGTGATCGCCGAGGTGAAACGCTCCTCCCCGTCGCGGGGGCAGCTCGCCGAGATCGCCGACCCCGCCGACCTGGCCGGGGAGTACGCGGCCGGTGGGGCCCGGGCGATCAGCGTGCTGACCGAGGGCCGCTACTTCGGCGGTTCCCTCGACGACCTGGCCGCCGTACGCGCGGCGGTGCAGATCCCGGTCCTGCGCAAGGACTTCGTGGTCTCCAGCTACCAGGTGCACGAGGCCCGCGCGCACGGGGCCGACCTGGTCCTGCTGATCGTCGCGGCCCTGGAGCAGAACGCCCTGGTCGGGCTGCTCGAGCGGATCGAGTCGCTCGGGATGACCGCGCTGGTCGAGGTGCACGACGAGGAGGAGGCCGACCGGGCCCTGGAGGCCGGCGCCCAGGTGATCGGGGTCAACGCCCGTGACCTGCGCACCCTCGAGGTCGACCGGTCGGTGTTCGAGCGGATCGCGCCGGGGCTGCCGAGCAGCGTCGTCAAGATCGCCGAGTCCGGCGTGCGCGGGCCGCACGACCTCATCCGGTACGCCTCCGCCGGCGCGGACGCCGTCCTGGTCGGCGAAGGGCTGGTCACCCAGAAGAGCCCCCGCGAGGCGGTGTCGGAGCTGGTCAACGCCGGCAACCACCCGGCCACCCCGCGACCGGTGCGCTGA